A stretch of DNA from Pseudomonadota bacterium:
CCGTCCCCAGGGGCGCGCCATGGAGTCGCTCGAGGTCTCGATCGCGATCGCGCTTCTGACCGTGGCGACTTGCCTCGCCATCGCGGTGCCGGCGGGCCTGGCGCTCGCCCGCGGCCGGCTGCCCTGGCGGCCCCTGGTGATGCTGGCCTTTCTCCTGCCCCAGGCCTTCCCGAGCTTGCCGATCTACATCAACATCGCCCGCATCTTCTACAGCTTCGGCTTGAACGGCACGGTCGCCGGCGTCGTGCTGGTGCACACCGTGCACGGCCTCGTTTATGCCGTGTGGATCACCACCGCGGCCTTTGCCACCGTCGAGCCGGAGCTGGAGCAGGCGGCGCGCAACATCGGCGCCTCGGCCCTGCGCACCTTCTTCACCGTGACCTTGCCGCTGGCGGCCCCCGGCATCGTCGCCAGCGCCATCTTCGTGTTCCTGGAATCGCTGGACGAGTTCACCGGCTCCTTCTTCGTCGGCGCGCCGGAGGTGACCACGCTGCCGCTCCTCTTGTTCTCCGCCAGCATGGCCGGCAACTACCAGATCTCCTCGATCACCGCGCTCGTGCTCCTGGTGCCTTCGATCGGCTTCATGCTGGTGGTCGAGCGCTTCCTCAAGGCCGACGTGCTGGCCAAGGTCGGGACTTAGCCGGCGAGCGGCTACCGGAGCCCGCGATGGCTCCTATTCGCGGCGGTTCCTATCGAGAGGCGGTCCTGGCTTCCTTGATCACGCGGCTTGCACTTCCGCCGCGATCTCCGCGCCGCGCTCGATCTGCGTCACGGCCAGGTCATACTGCGTCTGCAGGTTCATGAAGAACTGCGGTGACGGGCCCAGCAGCCGATGCAGCCGGAGCGCGGTGTCCGCCGTGATCGCCCGCTCGCCGGCGAGGATGCGGGAAAGCCGGCTCTGGGGAATGCGCATGAGCATGGCCGCCCGCGTGGCGCTGAGCCTGCGTGCCTTCAGCTCCTCTGCGATCGTCTCTCCGGGCCTGACGGGAGGTAGGATTCCCGAGGCCGGCATCGCCAAGTCCGCGGTCTTGTCAGTGTGGGTCATGAATGTGCACCTCATAGGCATCGCGTTCACGGAACTCGAACAAGAGCCGCCACGGTCCATTGATGTCGATCGACCAGAACCTCTTGAGCTTTCCCTTCAGCTTATGCAGGCCGACCGAATTCAGCTTTGCGAGATCATCGAACGAAGTCGCGGCATTCAGCTGAGCCAGCCGGCGGCGGGCGAGCCCTTCGTCCATGCCGGAGAACTTGCTTCTTCCGCCGAGCGCAAACCTTCTCGAGCTTGAATCCCGGAAGGTTCGAATCATGCCCAGAAGGTAATGCCTGGGGGGCATTGCGTCAAGATTGCCGCCCGAGGATGCCAGAGCTGAACTTGACGTCGTGCAAACTCAGAAGGTTATTCGCGAAGAGCGTGGGGCCAGCGCCCGCCCCTAGACCGCGAGCGCCATGCCGCCGGTGGCCGGGTCGGCGGCGCCGGTGACCCGGCCGTTCTCGATCATGACCGCGTGCACGCGGGCCGCGATGAAGCTCTGCACGCTGTGGATGGTCTGGTAGCCCATCCGGCCCAAGGCCGCGCAGACCGTGCGTGGGATGCGGGCGCTCACATCGATGGCGTTGCCGGTGGCCGAGAAGTGCGGCGCGCTCACCGCTTCCACGATCGGCATGCCGAAGTCGATGGCATTCAGGATCACCTGCAGGATGCCCAAGGGGATGCTGGAGCCGCCGGGGGCACCCAGCACGATGTAGGGCTCGTTCCCCTTGAAGACGATGGCGGGCGCCATCGAGCTCATCCGCTGCTTGCCCGGCGCGAGCGACTGCGGGTGGCCGGGTCTGGGATCGAACATCGCCATGGCGCCGTTGTACATGAAGCCGAGGCCCTCGGTGATGACGCCGGACTGCATGCCCAAGGAATGGGTGAGCGTGACGGCATTGCCCTCGGCATCGAGCGCGGAGATGTGCGTGGTATCCGCCGCCTCCTTCGCCTCTGCGCGCGCGATATGGGCGCGCTCGCCCTTGGCGATCGCTTCGGCCTCGACCGCCGCCGCCGCGCGATCGATGATGCGCTCGACCGGCACCTGGATGAAGGCGGGATCGCCGATCAAGCGGTCCTTGACCACGCCGGCGCGCTTCATCACCTCGGCCACCACCTGGATGTATTCAGGGGTGTTGTGGCCGAGCCCTTTC
This window harbors:
- a CDS encoding ABC transporter permease, translated to MSAGVLRWLPRTIVLVLVAIIIFGPLANLVLWSLAEAWYFPNKLPSEWGFRWWERVFRPQGRAMESLEVSIAIALLTVATCLAIAVPAGLALARGRLPWRPLVMLAFLLPQAFPSLPIYINIARIFYSFGLNGTVAGVVLVHTVHGLVYAVWITTAAFATVEPELEQAARNIGASALRTFFTVTLPLAAPGIVASAIFVFLESLDEFTGSFFVGAPEVTTLPLLLFSASMAGNYQISSITALVLLVPSIGFMLVVERFLKADVLAKVGT
- a CDS encoding HigA family addiction module antidote protein, giving the protein MPASGILPPVRPGETIAEELKARRLSATRAAMLMRIPQSRLSRILAGERAITADTALRLHRLLGPSPQFFMNLQTQYDLAVTQIERGAEIAAEVQAA
- a CDS encoding type II toxin-antitoxin system RelE/ParE family toxin, with product MIRTFRDSSSRRFALGGRSKFSGMDEGLARRRLAQLNAATSFDDLAKLNSVGLHKLKGKLKRFWSIDINGPWRLLFEFRERDAYEVHIHDPH